In one window of Clupea harengus chromosome 4, Ch_v2.0.2, whole genome shotgun sequence DNA:
- the gdi1 gene encoding rab GDP dissociation inhibitor alpha, with amino-acid sequence MDEEYDVIVLGTGLTECILSGIMSVNGKKVLHMDRNPYYGGESSSITPLEELYKRFDLPDSPPESMGRGRDWNVDLIPKFLMANGQLVKMLLYTEVTRYLDFKVVEGSFVYKGGKIYKVPSTEAEALASNLMGMFEKRRFRKFLVFVASFDENDPKTFEGVDPKITTMGEVYKKFDLGQDVVDFTGHALALYRTDDYLEQPCLETINRIKLYSESLARYGKSPYLYPLYGLGELPQGFARLSAIYGGTYMLNKPVEEIVIEGGHVVGVKSEGEVARCKQLICDPSYIPDRVKKVGQVIRVICILSHPIESTNDANSCQIIIPQNQLNRSSDIYVCMISYAHNVAAQGKYIAIVSTTVETDSPEAEVEPALELIKPIDEKFVAISDLYEPTDDGTESQIFASRAYDATTHFETTCNDIKDIYKRMTGTDFDFENMKRKQKDVFGEDEP; translated from the exons ATGGATGAGGAATATGATGTGATCGTACTAGGAACTGGACTTACG GAGTGCATCCTCTCTGGGATCATGTCTGTGAATGGGAAGAAGGTACTGCACATGGACAGGAACCCGTACTATGGAGGAGAGAGCTCCTCAATCACTCCTCTGGAGGAG CTGTACAAACGCTTTGACCTGCCAGACAGCCCCCCAGAGTCtatggggagaggaagggactGGAACGTGGACCTGATCCCAAAATTTCTTATGGCGAATG GCCAGCTTGTAAAGATGCTGCTCTATACAGAAGTGACCAGATATCTGGATTTCAAAGTGGTGGAAGGCAGTTTTGTGTACAAGGGAGGGAAGATTTATAAAGTCCCCTCAACTGAAGCAGAGGCACTTGCTTCAA atCTAATGGGTATGTTTGAAAAGAGAAGGTTCCGGAAGTTCCTTGTCTTTGTGGCCAGCTTTGATGAGAATGACCCCAAAACCTTTGAAGGGGTTGATCCCAAAATCACCACAATGGGAGAGGTGTACAAGAAGTTTGACCTGGGCCAAGACGTCGTGGACTTCACAGGCCATGCCCTGGCTCTCTATAGAACAGACGA ttaCCTTGAGCAGCCATGTCTGGAGACCATAAATCGCATCAAGCTGTACAGTGAGTCTCTGGCCCGTTATGGAAAGAGTCCCTACCTGTACCCACTCTACGGTCTGGGAGAACTTCCACAGGGCTTTGCCAG GTTAAGTGCAATCTATGGGGGAACCTATATGCTGAACAAACCTGTGGAGGAAATTGTGATCGAAGGCGGCCATGTGGTGGGAGTGAAATCTGAGGGAGAG GTGGCACGGTGCAAGCAGCTGATCTGTGACCCCAGCTACATCCCGGACCGCGTCAAGAAGGTGGGCCAGGTGATCCGGGTCATCTGCATCCTAAGCCATCCCATCGAGAGCACCAACGATGCCAACTCCTGCCAGATCATCATCCCCCAGAACCAGCTCAACCGCTCCTCAG ATATCTACGTGTGCATGATCTCGTACGCCCATAACGTGGCCGCTCAGGGGAAGTACATCGCCATCGTCAGCACCACTGTGGAGACCGACTCCCCTGAGGCCGAGGTGGAGCCGGCACTGGAGTTGATCAAGCCCATAGACGAGAA gtttGTGGCCATCAGTGATCTATATGAGCCTACTGATGATGGAACCGAAAGCCAG ATCTTTGCTTCTCGGGCTTATGACGCCACTACCCACTTTGAGACCACCTGCAACGACATCAAGGACATCTACAAGCGCATGACGGGCACCGACTTTGACTTTGAGAACATGAAGCGTAAACAAAAAGATGTGTTCGGTGAAGATGAGCCGTAA
- the atp6ap1b gene encoding V-type proton ATPase subunit S1b, translating into MAEVNASNQSSLRTLSPLIFTCLLISCCYGQVPLVMWTSEGNALASLDPAAVGKMISAGQLNSYLTSALATAPHTVLLFLQDKLSMEDFTVRGGVYGDKENGAFPKLQACLKAASSPLVLPSLARGVAAEVPALLQEALGTPPLYTDPSSLAQQILLTDPALLVIGLPYSSGSQTKEVLHKNDEIIGKVAETMKARNVPFTAIYTGLQPSRVIEDSSVISGPLVGRSLLQSQETVKPPVMFNNTQGPCILLWADTLSVSILRGSQVTTLDLAPLTFIPSVSLTGSSCGENSSVLVLNYNNVLNFTSLTLTFVMTKRYFPVSARNWTLLEQVRLVYDGQVATFNGSRGIYSPAEYSFHCQSVSSTRYPLLVPNNVTDNTPTIQFTDFQIQGFNVTGDFSYASDCAAFFTPGIWMGLITSLIMVLILTYGLHMLTQLRTMDRFQDPKGPSLSVPLSE; encoded by the exons ATGGCGGAAGTGAACGCGTCAAACCAAAGTTCTCTCAGGACACTTTCCCCATTAATATTTACTTGTTTATTGATTAGCTGCTGTTATGGCCAAGTACCACTGGTTATGTGGACGAGCGAAGG CAATGCTCTGGCATCTCTGGACCCTGCTGCTGTTGGTAAGATGATCTCTGCAGGGCAACTAAACTCGTACCTGACGTCTGCTCTGGCCACGGCACCCCACACTGTTCTGCTATTTCTACAAGACAAA TTGAGTATGGAGGACTTCACAGTGCGTGGTGGTGTCTATGGAGACAAAGAGAATGGAGCATTCCCTAAACTACAG GCGTGTTTGAAGGCAGCCTCCTCCCCACTAGTCCTGCCAAGCTTAGCCAGAGGTGTGGCTGCAGAGGTGCCTGCTCTGCTGCAGGAAGCTCTGGGCACCCCTCCACTCTACACAGACCCCTCTAGCCTTGCCCAGCAAATCCTGCTCACTGACCCCGCCCTGCTGGTCATCGGTCTGCCTTACAGCTCAGG GAGCCAGACAAAGGAAGTGCTACATAAGAATG ATGAGATTATAGGCAAAGTGGCAGAGACTATGAAGGCTAGAAATGTGCCATTCACAGCCATCTACACTGGCCTCCAGCCCTCAAGG GTGATTGAGGACTCTTCAGTGATCAGTGGACCGCTGGTAGGCCGCTCCTTGCTCCAGTCACAAGAGACAGTGAAGCCCCCTGTGATGTTCAACAACACCCAGGGCCCCTGCATTCTGCTGTGGGCAGACACCCTGAGTGTCAGCATCCTGCGGGGCTCCCAGGTGACCACGTTGGACCTGGCTCCTCTCACCTTCATCCCCTCAGTGTCGCTGACCGGATCCTCTTGCGGTGAAAACTCCTCAGT CCTTGTACTCAACTACAACAACGTCCTCAACTTCACAAGCCTTACACTGAC CTTTGTGATGACAAAGCGTTACTTCCCTGTGTCAGCACGGAATTGGACACTGCTGGAGCAGGTCAGGCTAGTCTACGACGGCCAGGTGGCCACCTTTAACGGCAGTAGGGGCATCTACTCACCAGCTGAGTACTCCTTCCATTGCCAGTCAGTCAGCAGTACCCGTTACCCACTGCTGGTGCCCAACAATGTCACTGACAATACCCCGACGATCCAGTTCACTGACTTCCAG ATTCAAGGCTTCAATGTTACTGGGGACTTCTCATACGCCAGTGACTGTGCAGCCTTCTTCACGCCGGGCATCTGGATGGGTCTCATCACCTCCCTGATTATGGTGCTCATCCTCACCTACGGCCTGCACATGCTTACCCAGCTGCGCACCATGGACCGCTTCCAGGACCCCAAGGGGCCCAGTCTCTCCGTGCCCCTCAGCGAGTGA